From the genome of Helicobacter jaachi:
GCTTTTGTCTGACTTTTCTCGCCTAGCGCGGCTTTTAGCTCTTTAAAAGCCTGCAAAATTAGCTCATCATTAATAAAATCGACCTCTTTTTGCTCCAAAACCACGCATTTTACGCCCAAAATTGTCTTTACTTGCATATTTTACCTTTTTTCATAGATTCCTAGTGCTTTTTCAAACTCCGCTAGCTTGCTTTCACAGCTCTCCACCTCGTGTTCGCTCATCACCGATTTATATTTCTCGCGCGTGAAATTATTTAAGCTCTCCGCATCGCAAGCATAATTTTGCGTATCTAGCTCTAGTGCTTTAATTTGCGCATTTTGCACATTGAGAAGCGTATCAATGCGCGCTAGCTCTTTATTTAGGCTTTGATTCTTAAAATACAAAAACACATTCCCGCACACAGAGGTAAAAAGCAGCACCAAAAACCCCAAAACTAGCCCTATAAACATATCAAGTCTCATACTTTTTACTCTATCTCTTTAACTTTAATTTTAAAATTCTCAACGCCCTCTTTTAGCACAAAGTCATAAAACTCTTGACAAGCTAGCGTGCTTTGCGCGCCTGTGCCATTTTTGTTATCCACTTTGTTTAAAAGCAAGCACGCGGCTGTGTCCTGTGGATAATTGCCTATATGTATGTAAATTGTGCGATTTTCAAAGCTAGGCAAATCGGGCGTATAAAGCAAAAGTCCGATATTTTTAAAGCCGTATTTTGTGTAGCGCTCGTGGTATTTGGATTCGACTTTATCGCTCCACGCGTTAAAATCGACATTTTTATACGCTTGTGGCAAGCTCACTTTGGTAAAACACCACTTTATCCTATAAGTGCGCGGCATTATGCGCTTGTCTAAGTTTGGCGTGTCGGTAGATTCTCCGATATTTTCCACCACAAAGCACCGCCATATCTCTTTGCCATTATCATCACGCACGACAAATTCGCCGATTGTGCTATCCTCGATTTTTTCAACATTTGGCTTTTTTATGTTTTTGTATTCTTTTAGCCTCTGAAGTGTTACATGATACATATTTTTATCACCCTTTCATAATTTTGGCGCATTTTGCGATAAATTCACGCCATAAAAAAGGGGTAAATAACTAACTATCAAGCTCTCTAATTAAACTCTCTAGCTCCTCATTGCTCAAATCCTCTAGCCTTTTATTTGCGCTATTTGTGCTGTTTATGGTTAGATTTTTGCCATAAATGGCACTCTGCAAGCTCTCATACATTTTGCCCACTTTCTCTGCGCAGGCTATCACCATAGCGCGCTCTTGCGCATTTTTGGCATCACGCGCAATTTTTAGCAAATTATCCTTTGCCACCGCGCTTAAAAGCGCTAGATTTTTGTGAATATGCTCCAAACTCATCACGCGCAAAAGCAGCTCCTCCGTGCTAGAGGCTAGCAAATTATCTAAAAGCAAGCTATCTAGCTCATTTGCGCACTCGCCAAGATTATGGCGTATCTCATCTTTTATGTTGTCTTTGGCAATTTGTAAGGATTTTGTGATGTTTTTGCGCACGATGTCCTCTTTTAGCACCTGCACATTTTCTATCGCGCTGCCCATTTGCCAGCCCTCACTTTTCACCCAGTGCGCTAGCGTGCGGTAGCTCATTTGAAAGTGTAAAGCCACCTCTTTTATGCTTAGATTATGCGTTTTATAAAAAATTTCTATTTCTTTTTTGTTGTGAATTGCCATTTTGCCCTCTTTGTGGATTTTAAAAAGGTTTTATACAAATTTTATGATGTGCAAGCGCGATTTTATGGGATTTTTACAGAATCTAAAGGGGTAAAATAACCTGTAATTATTTCATTGAATTTAGATTCTAAACATTAGAAATATTAATTTTGTGGGATAGGATAAGGGCATTTAATAATTTTGCCAGTTTTTGTAGTGTAAAAATCTCCCAAAAAACTATTTTTAAGATGCTCTATTTTTATCTTTG
Proteins encoded in this window:
- a CDS encoding DUF5675 family protein → MYHVTLQRLKEYKNIKKPNVEKIEDSTIGEFVVRDDNGKEIWRCFVVENIGESTDTPNLDKRIMPRTYRIKWCFTKVSLPQAYKNVDFNAWSDKVESKYHERYTKYGFKNIGLLLYTPDLPSFENRTIYIHIGNYPQDTAACLLLNKVDNKNGTGAQSTLACQEFYDFVLKEGVENFKIKVKEIE